A region from the Acyrthosiphon pisum isolate AL4f chromosome A1, pea_aphid_22Mar2018_4r6ur, whole genome shotgun sequence genome encodes:
- the LOC100166896 gene encoding transcriptional repressor protein YY1 isoform X1 yields MASPADYMKAEDDDDDDLKLTDQIPVEMPCEIVETTVVDQNGRQIIMTPVQGLTKNDNTTMLLQAGHHQHQNHNHHHQHHHQDLDDGQLTYVYESVVPQELYAQPESPGPSRLRKENTEDHYLSQTNISSPPEPVQLGRPRKWEQKQVQIRTLEGEFSVTMWASGTDDDYILEEVSNPEPDPDPDYEEYMTEQTISEEIPQINLSDPKQLSDFARPGHKSKVKKSYSSEMMDRTIACPNKNCSKMFRDNSAMRKHLHTHGPRVHVCAECGKAFVESSKLKRHQLVHTGEKPFQCTFEGCGKRFSLDFNLRTHVRIHTGDRPYVCPFDACNKKFAQSTNLKSHILTHAKANRHMSRPRPSSNRSITQVQDDLNQQYVNVEIPDVDHQHFIVYAE; encoded by the exons atggCGTCGCCGGCAGATTACATGAAAGCCgaggacgacgacgatgacgatctGAAATTGACTGATCAAATACCGGTGGAGATGCCGTGCGAGATCGTCGAAACCACCGTGGTGGACCAGAACGGCCGGCAAATTATCATGACGCCCGTCCAAGGGCTGACAAAGAACGACAACACCACTATGCTTCTGCAAGCGGGCCATCACCAGCACCAGAACCACAACCACCATCACCAGCATCACCACCAGGATCTAGATGATGGTCAGCTCACTTACGTTTACGAGAGCGTCGTACCCCAAGAGCTGTATGCCCAGCCTGAAAGCCCAGGACCTTCCAG gttaaGGAAAGAAAATACTGAAGATCATTATTTATCACAAACTAATATTTCATCGCCACCAGAACCAGTACAACTTGGTCGACCAAGAAAATGGGAACAGAAGCAAGTTCAAATTCGAACATTAGAAGGAGAATTTTCTGTAACCATGTGGGCTTCAGGGACAGATGATG attacaTTTTAGAAGAAGTTAGCAACCCTGAACCTGATCCTGACCCTGATTATGAAGAATATATGACTGAGCAGACCATTTCTGAAGAAATACCTCAAATTAACCTCAGTGATCCAAAACAACTTTCCGACTTTGCGAG ACCTGGCCATAagtcaaaagtgaaaaaatcTTATAGTTCAGAAATGATGGACCGCACTATTGCATGTCCAAACAAAAACTGCTCAAAAATGTTCCGCGATAACTCAGCTATGCGAAAACATTTGCATACTCACGGACCCCGTGTTCATGTGTGTGCAGAGTGTGGTAAGGCATTTGTCGAGAGTTCAAAACTAAAACGTCATCAATTAGTACATACTGGGGAGAAACCTTTCCAG TGTACTTTTGAAGGTTGTGGTAAGAGGTTTTCATTAGACTTCAATCTTAGAACACATGTAAGGATACATACAGGCGACCGACCGTATGTGTGTCCATTTGATGCATGTAACAAAAAGTTTGCCCAATCAACTAACTTGAAGTCTCATATTCTAACGCATGCTAAAGCAAA caggCATATGTCACGACCAAGACCTAGTTCAAATCGGTCAATAACTCAAGTACAAGATGATCTAAATCAACAGTATGTTAATGTTGAAATACCAGATGTTGATCATCAgcattttattgtttatgctgaataa
- the LOC100166896 gene encoding transcriptional repressor protein YY1 isoform X2, whose amino-acid sequence MASPADYMKAEDDDDDDLKLTDQIPVEMPCEIVETTVVDQNGRQIIMTPVQGLTKNDNTTMLLQAGHHQHQNHNHHHQHHHQDLDDGQLTYVYESVVPQELYAQPESPGPSRLRKENTEDHYLSQTNISSPPEPVQLGRPRKWEQKQVQIRTLEGEFSVTMWASGTDDEEVSNPEPDPDPDYEEYMTEQTISEEIPQINLSDPKQLSDFARPGHKSKVKKSYSSEMMDRTIACPNKNCSKMFRDNSAMRKHLHTHGPRVHVCAECGKAFVESSKLKRHQLVHTGEKPFQCTFEGCGKRFSLDFNLRTHVRIHTGDRPYVCPFDACNKKFAQSTNLKSHILTHAKANRHMSRPRPSSNRSITQVQDDLNQQYVNVEIPDVDHQHFIVYAE is encoded by the exons atggCGTCGCCGGCAGATTACATGAAAGCCgaggacgacgacgatgacgatctGAAATTGACTGATCAAATACCGGTGGAGATGCCGTGCGAGATCGTCGAAACCACCGTGGTGGACCAGAACGGCCGGCAAATTATCATGACGCCCGTCCAAGGGCTGACAAAGAACGACAACACCACTATGCTTCTGCAAGCGGGCCATCACCAGCACCAGAACCACAACCACCATCACCAGCATCACCACCAGGATCTAGATGATGGTCAGCTCACTTACGTTTACGAGAGCGTCGTACCCCAAGAGCTGTATGCCCAGCCTGAAAGCCCAGGACCTTCCAG gttaaGGAAAGAAAATACTGAAGATCATTATTTATCACAAACTAATATTTCATCGCCACCAGAACCAGTACAACTTGGTCGACCAAGAAAATGGGAACAGAAGCAAGTTCAAATTCGAACATTAGAAGGAGAATTTTCTGTAACCATGTGGGCTTCAGGGACAGATGATG AAGAAGTTAGCAACCCTGAACCTGATCCTGACCCTGATTATGAAGAATATATGACTGAGCAGACCATTTCTGAAGAAATACCTCAAATTAACCTCAGTGATCCAAAACAACTTTCCGACTTTGCGAG ACCTGGCCATAagtcaaaagtgaaaaaatcTTATAGTTCAGAAATGATGGACCGCACTATTGCATGTCCAAACAAAAACTGCTCAAAAATGTTCCGCGATAACTCAGCTATGCGAAAACATTTGCATACTCACGGACCCCGTGTTCATGTGTGTGCAGAGTGTGGTAAGGCATTTGTCGAGAGTTCAAAACTAAAACGTCATCAATTAGTACATACTGGGGAGAAACCTTTCCAG TGTACTTTTGAAGGTTGTGGTAAGAGGTTTTCATTAGACTTCAATCTTAGAACACATGTAAGGATACATACAGGCGACCGACCGTATGTGTGTCCATTTGATGCATGTAACAAAAAGTTTGCCCAATCAACTAACTTGAAGTCTCATATTCTAACGCATGCTAAAGCAAA caggCATATGTCACGACCAAGACCTAGTTCAAATCGGTCAATAACTCAAGTACAAGATGATCTAAATCAACAGTATGTTAATGTTGAAATACCAGATGTTGATCATCAgcattttattgtttatgctgaataa